Proteins encoded within one genomic window of Gemmatimonadota bacterium:
- a CDS encoding YqgE/AlgH family protein, translating into MESLRGRLLISSGGLYDPNFRHTVILVGEHNADGALGVVLNRALNVTVQERLPPLSDLVPPGELLFQGGPVQPGSAVLLAEFAHPKLADILVFGSVGFLVREVSPDIEPSILRARVFAGYSGWGPGQLEAEMAVDSWIIEPAREDDVFTDAPDLLWSKVIERKGPEYRQLSRVPYDPSMN; encoded by the coding sequence TTGGAGAGTCTGCGGGGCCGTCTGCTGATCTCCAGCGGTGGCCTGTACGATCCGAACTTCCGCCACACAGTGATCCTGGTTGGGGAGCACAACGCCGACGGGGCGCTGGGCGTTGTCTTGAACCGCGCCCTGAACGTCACGGTCCAGGAGAGGCTTCCGCCCCTGAGCGACTTGGTGCCGCCCGGCGAGCTGCTCTTCCAGGGCGGTCCGGTCCAGCCGGGCAGCGCCGTGCTCCTCGCCGAGTTTGCGCACCCCAAGTTAGCAGATATCCTGGTGTTCGGGTCCGTGGGCTTTCTCGTGCGCGAGGTCTCGCCGGACATCGAGCCGAGCATTCTCAGGGCGCGGGTGTTTGCGGGCTACTCGGGATGGGGGCCGGGCCAGCTCGAGGCGGAGATGGCCGTCGACAGTTGGATCATCGAGCCGGCGCGCGAAGATGACGTGTTCACCGATGCGCCCGACTTGCTCTGGAGTAAGGTGATCGAGCGGAAGGGACCGGAGTACCGGCAACTGTCCCGGGTGCCGTACGACCCATCGATGAACTGA
- a CDS encoding HigA family addiction module antidote protein produces the protein MVRVPTHRPPTHPGEMLLEEFLEPLRITQTELAERIEVPFQRVNSLVNGRRALTPDTALRLSRVFGTTPGFWMNHQLRWDLYHAKLEARSDLKRIKPIRRKDLATTG, from the coding sequence ATGGTTAGAGTCCCTACGCATCGACCGCCGACTCATCCGGGCGAGATGCTTCTGGAAGAGTTTCTTGAGCCTCTTCGGATTACGCAGACTGAGTTGGCGGAACGTATTGAGGTTCCTTTCCAGAGGGTCAACAGTCTCGTGAACGGACGACGCGCGCTTACTCCAGATACCGCTCTGCGACTCTCCCGCGTGTTTGGAACGACCCCAGGATTCTGGATGAACCACCAACTGAGGTGGGACCTCTACCACGCGAAACTCGAAGCCAGGTCGGACCTAAAGCGGATCAAGCCAATCCGTCGGAAGGACTTGGCCACAACTGGCTAG
- a CDS encoding type II toxin-antitoxin system RelE/ParE family toxin, translated as MAITFLGRGTEDVYNGVDSKAARKICPTQLARRARSKLFLIDDAESVQDLRVPPGNRLEALKGDRRGQYSVRINDQFRICFRWTDSGARDAEIIDYHS; from the coding sequence ATGGCAATCACGTTTCTTGGCCGCGGCACGGAGGACGTCTATAACGGTGTGGACTCCAAGGCGGCGCGGAAGATCTGCCCGACTCAGCTCGCTCGGCGGGCTCGATCGAAGCTCTTCCTGATCGACGACGCCGAATCTGTGCAGGATCTCAGGGTACCACCGGGCAACCGGTTGGAGGCCCTGAAGGGAGATCGGCGTGGGCAATACAGCGTACGCATCAACGATCAGTTCCGGATCTGTTTCCGATGGACGGACTCAGGCGCAAGGGACGCAGAGATCATCGACTATCATTCCTGA
- a CDS encoding prolyl oligopeptidase family serine peptidase has translation MHHVARLSLALFLGLAPALAAQETTPRPLTLEDYGEWNRITQVTLSGNGLWLAYAYQPNDGDATFFVRELDGDIEYEATNGSGALFSNDGQWVAFLTSPPEEEADQDGESEEPVRRTLHLIDLRSGDRTEESAVRSFSFSEDGRFLAIHKEQSDDDAEHEGSDLLLRDLQEGSMLNFGNASAYAFNDSGDHLAYIVDADGQSGNGVYLVSPADGRIRPLDTGAHHYDDLAWNEAGDALAALRGDEPDGKTLRENVLLITSDVGGAPRTTVYDPSSDSAFPTGFVLSELASTQWTEDGRRIAVGIKPQEDELDEDEDKDDERPNVDVWHWADERLQSVQMVQADADRRYTYASVYNVEDGSFVRLADDTMRRVDISNGAWAIGRRDVAYRGNVSQAGGMADYVRIDMCDGEQTEFLSGLRRPMGTSPDGAWYVYLADEQVHAVELATLDDHNLSERAGVDFVNREFDLVAEAPAYGVAGWTEDGSVLLYDRWDIWEVPLAGGDVVSVTGGAGDAADIRYRVVRLDTEADYVNPDGALLSAYGEWTKQSGYARARPGRAPEPVLFGDEMIAQVVKASDADRVVFTRQTFETFPDYWVSDTRFRNPRQVTDANPQIVEFVWGRRVLVDYTDERGNALQATLALPAGYQEDTQYPMLVYFYEKMSQRHHQFSMPVYDDRPHMSTYASNGYLVLMPDIIYDDGYPGSSALDDVTSAVEKVIDLGYADPDRIGLQGHSWGGYETSFILTQTDMFASIVTGAPLTNLMSMNNILYKRTGNQNGPILEWSQGRMGDQPWDDMERWISQSPVHHAPNISTPFLILHGTEDGAVDWNQGLELYTAARRLDKEVILLSYPDEPHHLRKEANQKDFQTRMKQFFDHYLMGLPAPEWMTNGVPFLMKGKEAPEKVIS, from the coding sequence ATGCACCATGTCGCACGACTTTCGCTCGCCCTATTTCTGGGCCTCGCTCCGGCGCTAGCCGCCCAAGAAACCACGCCGAGGCCACTCACGCTCGAGGACTACGGGGAGTGGAACCGCATTACGCAGGTCACGTTGTCAGGAAACGGGCTCTGGCTGGCCTACGCGTATCAACCGAACGACGGGGATGCCACGTTTTTCGTTCGCGAGCTCGACGGCGACATCGAGTACGAAGCTACCAACGGCTCGGGTGCCCTATTCAGCAATGACGGACAGTGGGTGGCGTTTCTCACGTCTCCGCCGGAGGAAGAGGCGGACCAGGATGGCGAAAGCGAGGAGCCGGTGCGTCGCACCCTGCATCTGATCGATCTCCGGTCGGGCGATCGCACGGAAGAGTCAGCGGTGCGCTCGTTCTCCTTCAGCGAGGACGGCCGCTTCCTCGCCATCCACAAGGAGCAGTCCGACGACGATGCCGAGCACGAGGGGTCCGATCTACTGCTGCGCGATCTGCAAGAGGGATCGATGCTCAACTTCGGCAACGCTTCGGCCTACGCCTTCAATGACTCGGGCGACCACCTCGCCTACATCGTCGACGCCGACGGCCAGTCCGGGAACGGCGTGTACCTGGTAAGTCCCGCGGATGGGCGGATTCGGCCTCTCGACACAGGCGCACATCACTACGACGACCTGGCATGGAACGAAGCTGGTGATGCACTCGCAGCCCTTCGAGGGGACGAGCCGGACGGAAAAACTCTCCGTGAAAACGTGCTCCTGATCACTTCGGATGTCGGTGGAGCACCACGCACGACCGTGTACGACCCGTCGAGCGACTCTGCCTTCCCCACCGGCTTCGTGCTCTCCGAGTTGGCGAGCACGCAATGGACGGAGGATGGTCGGCGCATTGCCGTCGGCATCAAGCCGCAAGAGGACGAGCTAGACGAGGACGAGGATAAGGACGACGAGCGCCCGAACGTCGACGTTTGGCATTGGGCCGACGAACGTCTGCAATCTGTGCAGATGGTCCAGGCTGACGCGGACCGGCGCTACACATATGCGTCCGTCTACAACGTGGAAGACGGTAGCTTCGTGCGTCTCGCGGACGACACCATGCGACGCGTGGACATCAGCAACGGTGCTTGGGCCATCGGGCGTCGCGACGTCGCGTACCGCGGGAACGTGAGCCAAGCCGGCGGGATGGCCGACTACGTCCGCATCGACATGTGCGACGGCGAGCAGACGGAGTTCCTGTCCGGACTCCGCCGTCCGATGGGGACATCGCCGGATGGAGCCTGGTACGTGTACTTGGCGGACGAGCAGGTCCACGCCGTAGAGCTGGCCACTCTCGACGATCACAACCTCTCCGAGCGGGCGGGCGTGGACTTCGTGAACCGCGAGTTCGATCTCGTAGCCGAGGCGCCCGCCTACGGAGTCGCCGGCTGGACCGAGGACGGCTCGGTCCTGCTCTACGACCGCTGGGACATCTGGGAAGTGCCGCTGGCAGGCGGGGACGTCGTGAGTGTCACCGGAGGAGCCGGAGACGCGGCCGATATCCGGTACCGGGTCGTGCGACTCGACACCGAGGCCGATTACGTGAATCCGGACGGGGCGCTGCTCTCAGCGTACGGGGAGTGGACCAAGCAATCCGGATACGCTCGGGCGCGTCCAGGACGCGCGCCCGAACCGGTGCTGTTCGGCGACGAAATGATCGCACAGGTCGTCAAAGCCTCCGACGCGGACCGGGTGGTCTTCACTCGCCAGACCTTCGAGACGTTTCCCGACTACTGGGTCTCCGACACGCGCTTCCGGAACCCGAGGCAGGTGACGGACGCGAACCCCCAGATCGTGGAGTTCGTGTGGGGCCGCAGGGTGTTGGTGGACTACACCGACGAGCGCGGAAACGCGTTGCAGGCCACACTCGCGCTACCCGCAGGCTATCAGGAGGACACGCAGTACCCGATGCTCGTCTACTTCTACGAGAAGATGTCCCAGCGGCACCACCAGTTCTCGATGCCTGTGTACGACGATCGCCCGCACATGTCGACGTACGCGAGCAACGGGTACCTGGTGCTCATGCCCGACATCATCTACGACGACGGGTACCCCGGCAGCTCGGCGCTGGACGACGTAACGTCGGCGGTCGAGAAGGTCATCGATCTCGGCTACGCGGATCCCGATAGGATCGGACTCCAGGGGCATTCCTGGGGCGGATACGAGACGTCGTTCATCCTCACGCAGACCGACATGTTCGCATCGATCGTGACGGGCGCCCCGCTCACGAACCTCATGAGCATGAACAACATCCTGTACAAGCGCACCGGCAATCAGAACGGACCGATTCTGGAGTGGAGCCAGGGTCGCATGGGTGACCAGCCGTGGGACGACATGGAGCGTTGGATCAGCCAATCACCGGTGCACCACGCGCCGAACATCAGCACGCCATTCTTGATCCTGCACGGCACGGAGGACGGAGCGGTCGACTGGAACCAGGGACTCGAGCTGTACACGGCGGCGCGCCGGCTGGACAAGGAGGTCATCCTGCTATCGTATCCCGACGAGCCCCATCATCTACGCAAGGAAGCGAACCAGAAGGACTTCCAGACGCGCATGAAGCAGTTCTTCGACCACTATCTCATGGGCCTGCCCGCGCCCGAGTGGATGACGAACGGCGTTCCGTTTCTCATGAAAGGGAAGGAAGCGCCCGAGAAGGTCATTTCATGA
- a CDS encoding amidohydrolase, which translates to MRKCAAVTVTALSLVLGACEPPAAADLILTGGRIAIVDDDFSIHETLVVRDGLVLAVGDASLADEYSAPRTVDLDGRLVVPGFNDTHTHIRGNARRHIDLGGTESIIEIQDLIRAKIEEMGEGEWITGYGWSEDELAEGRRPLRADLDEAAPSNPVMLTRAGGHSAVANSLALSLAGIDRNTPQPEGGVIEYDETGEPNGVIRERQGMVGRLVPDASPEELRETHVQVLRDQLELGITSVIQAGENPRGFARWESIYDEFGAELPRAVVQIRWSSADRLAEFGRMSGDGDDRFRVGAIKVLVDGGFTGPAAYTIEPYVGMGEYRGMLNVPEDELRSLIMEANALGWQLGFHAIGDAAIQLTVDAMVDALDANPREDHRHYLNHFTVTPPVETLELMAEYDIAISQQPNFTYTLEGRYAANLDGDRLAHNNPLKIPMDYGIFMAISSDILPIGPMVGLYAAVTRKGMSGEVYGPDEALTIEEAIRAYTRNAAWLTFEEDTKGTLEPGMLADMVVLSEDLLTIDPERILGVEVDMTIVGGQVLYERR; encoded by the coding sequence ATGCGCAAGTGCGCCGCAGTCACCGTCACGGCTCTCTCCCTCGTACTCGGTGCCTGCGAGCCCCCCGCCGCCGCGGACCTGATCCTGACAGGCGGAAGGATCGCGATCGTCGACGACGACTTCTCGATCCACGAGACCCTCGTCGTGCGGGACGGGCTCGTCCTGGCGGTCGGGGACGCCTCACTCGCCGACGAGTACTCGGCGCCAAGGACGGTCGATCTGGATGGTCGGCTGGTGGTTCCGGGCTTCAACGACACCCACACACACATCCGCGGCAACGCGCGCAGGCACATCGACCTCGGTGGTACGGAGTCGATCATCGAGATTCAGGATCTCATCCGCGCCAAAATCGAAGAGATGGGTGAGGGAGAGTGGATCACCGGATACGGATGGAGTGAGGACGAGCTCGCCGAGGGCCGCCGGCCATTGCGGGCAGATCTCGACGAAGCCGCCCCCAGCAACCCGGTCATGCTCACCCGGGCTGGCGGCCACAGCGCGGTAGCGAACTCTCTGGCGCTGTCATTGGCTGGGATCGACCGCAACACGCCTCAGCCCGAGGGAGGCGTGATCGAGTACGACGAGACCGGCGAGCCCAACGGCGTGATCCGCGAACGGCAGGGCATGGTCGGGCGGCTCGTGCCGGACGCGAGCCCCGAGGAGCTGCGTGAGACCCACGTGCAGGTGCTGCGTGACCAGCTCGAGCTCGGTATCACCAGCGTGATCCAGGCCGGAGAGAACCCCCGCGGCTTCGCACGCTGGGAGAGCATCTACGACGAATTCGGTGCCGAGCTGCCCCGAGCCGTCGTGCAGATCCGCTGGAGTAGCGCGGACCGCCTCGCGGAGTTCGGACGCATGTCCGGAGACGGAGACGACCGCTTCCGAGTCGGAGCGATCAAGGTGCTGGTCGACGGCGGGTTTACCGGCCCGGCGGCGTACACCATCGAGCCGTACGTGGGCATGGGAGAGTACCGAGGGATGCTGAACGTGCCCGAGGACGAGCTGCGCAGCTTGATCATGGAAGCGAACGCGCTCGGCTGGCAGCTCGGCTTCCACGCCATCGGCGACGCCGCGATCCAGCTCACTGTCGACGCGATGGTCGATGCGCTTGACGCGAATCCACGTGAGGATCATCGGCACTATCTGAACCACTTCACGGTAACGCCACCGGTCGAGACGCTCGAGCTCATGGCCGAATACGACATCGCGATCTCACAGCAACCGAACTTCACGTACACGCTCGAGGGACGGTACGCGGCGAACCTCGACGGAGACCGGCTCGCCCACAACAACCCGCTCAAGATCCCGATGGACTACGGGATCTTCATGGCGATCAGCAGCGACATCCTGCCGATCGGACCGATGGTGGGGCTGTACGCTGCCGTGACCCGCAAGGGCATGTCGGGCGAGGTGTACGGCCCCGACGAAGCGCTCACGATCGAGGAAGCGATCCGAGCCTATACTCGCAACGCGGCGTGGCTCACGTTCGAGGAAGACACCAAGGGCACGCTCGAGCCGGGGATGCTCGCGGACATGGTGGTGCTCTCGGAAGACCTGCTCACGATCGACCCCGAGCGGATCCTCGGCGTCGAAGTCGACATGACGATCGTCGGTGGACAGGTGCTATACGAACGCAGATGA
- a CDS encoding pyridoxal phosphate-dependent aminotransferase translates to MSIPDARFPASWAPYMTWAKHHAHTKYNLTGSNLLPCTIDELPGAREAVRLYDRNDDGWPPLVHAIAQRYDIDAARVATAPGASGANFLALAALVRPGDTVLVEWPGYDPQAGAARFLGARVNTFERGWHDRFALIPERVKAALTPETRAVVITNLHNPSGAYAAPDALEAVGDLARAVGAKVIVDEVYLDALRGVDLSPAATRDDVFVSTNSLTKSYGLSGLRVGWMIADPGTVERALRVRDVVDAVGSIPSETLGVLAFQQLDALLERARGVLEPGQAIMRDFMASRAELEWVQPIGGAIAFPRLVGVDDAEPFVEMAATEFDVGVTPGHFFGAPEHFRIAVAGERSVLERGLEVLGRALDRGLP, encoded by the coding sequence ATGTCCATACCTGACGCACGCTTTCCCGCCAGCTGGGCTCCGTACATGACGTGGGCGAAGCACCACGCTCACACCAAGTACAACCTCACGGGGTCGAACCTCCTGCCCTGCACGATCGACGAGCTGCCGGGTGCGAGAGAGGCGGTACGCCTGTACGATCGCAACGATGACGGGTGGCCCCCGCTCGTGCACGCAATCGCCCAGCGGTACGACATCGACGCGGCGCGGGTCGCGACCGCGCCGGGTGCGTCCGGAGCGAACTTCCTAGCGCTCGCGGCGCTGGTGCGGCCCGGCGACACCGTGCTCGTCGAGTGGCCTGGGTACGACCCCCAGGCCGGCGCCGCTCGCTTCCTCGGCGCGCGGGTCAACACGTTCGAGCGCGGATGGCACGACCGCTTCGCGCTGATCCCCGAAAGGGTGAAAGCAGCGCTCACACCCGAGACGCGGGCTGTGGTCATCACCAACCTGCACAACCCGTCCGGGGCGTATGCAGCGCCTGACGCTCTCGAGGCGGTGGGCGACCTCGCACGTGCCGTCGGCGCCAAGGTGATCGTCGATGAGGTCTACTTGGATGCGTTGAGGGGCGTGGACTTGAGCCCGGCGGCTACCCGAGACGACGTGTTCGTGTCCACGAATAGCTTGACCAAGTCGTACGGCCTCTCCGGGCTTCGCGTCGGCTGGATGATCGCAGACCCTGGAACCGTGGAGCGGGCACTACGCGTGCGCGACGTCGTGGACGCGGTCGGCTCGATCCCGTCAGAAACGCTCGGAGTGCTCGCGTTTCAGCAGCTGGACGCTCTGCTCGAGCGTGCGCGTGGCGTGCTCGAGCCCGGCCAAGCCATCATGCGCGACTTCATGGCGTCGCGGGCCGAGCTGGAATGGGTTCAACCGATCGGAGGCGCGATCGCCTTCCCCCGACTCGTCGGCGTCGATGACGCCGAGCCGTTCGTCGAGATGGCGGCGACCGAGTTCGACGTCGGAGTCACCCCCGGACATTTCTTCGGCGCCCCCGAGCACTTCCGCATCGCCGTCGCAGGCGAGCGGAGCGTGCTCGAGCGCGGCTTGGAAGTTCTGGGACGAGCGCTCGACCGGGGTCTCCCTTAG
- a CDS encoding nitroreductase, protein MTVLEAIATRRSIKEFTDREISREEIERLLDAACQAPNHRMTEPWRFYVLGPEARAAYGAALGARKAKRVEAPDAAQAVIEKVERTHRELPFMLVVSVVLDENPEIREEDYAATFMAIQNLSLVAHAMGLGTHIKSGGIMDDPRSRAAVGLPEGERIVATINVGEPASVPEAKARCPAAELTTWVK, encoded by the coding sequence ATGACAGTTCTCGAGGCCATCGCGACCCGACGTTCGATCAAAGAGTTCACCGACCGAGAGATCTCCCGCGAAGAGATCGAACGGTTGCTCGACGCAGCCTGCCAGGCGCCGAACCACCGTATGACCGAGCCTTGGCGGTTCTATGTACTCGGTCCCGAGGCGCGCGCCGCGTATGGGGCCGCGCTCGGTGCCCGCAAAGCGAAGCGGGTGGAGGCCCCCGACGCGGCTCAGGCCGTCATCGAGAAGGTCGAACGTACGCACCGGGAGCTTCCGTTCATGCTCGTCGTAAGCGTCGTGCTCGACGAGAACCCCGAGATCCGCGAAGAGGACTACGCGGCAACGTTCATGGCGATCCAGAACCTCTCGCTGGTCGCCCACGCGATGGGGCTCGGCACGCACATCAAGTCTGGCGGGATCATGGACGACCCGCGGTCGCGTGCGGCGGTGGGCCTCCCGGAGGGTGAGCGCATCGTCGCCACCATCAACGTGGGAGAACCCGCGAGCGTGCCGGAGGCCAAAGCGCGCTGTCCCGCCGCCGAGCTCACGACCTGGGTGAAGTAG